One genomic window of Streptomyces sp. WP-1 includes the following:
- a CDS encoding chorismate mutase → MTTSNTGTGAVDPEVRQELERLRDSIDNIDAAVVHMLAERFKATQQVGRLKAVHQLPPADPAREGRQIDRLRRLAENAKLDPAFAEKFLNFIIAEVIRHHERIAEDTNGS, encoded by the coding sequence ATGACCACCAGCAACACGGGTACGGGTGCCGTGGACCCCGAGGTCCGCCAGGAACTGGAACGGCTGCGCGACAGCATCGACAACATCGACGCGGCCGTCGTCCATATGCTCGCGGAACGCTTCAAGGCCACCCAGCAGGTCGGCCGGCTCAAGGCCGTGCACCAGCTGCCGCCCGCCGACCCGGCCCGAGAGGGCCGCCAGATCGACCGGCTGCGCCGACTCGCCGAGAACGCCAAGCTCGATCCCGCGTTCGCCGAGAAGTTCCTGAACTTCATCATCGCCGAGGTGATCAGGCACCACGAACGCATCGCCGAGGACACCAACGGGAGCTGA